Proteins from one Ketobacter alkanivorans genomic window:
- a CDS encoding thiol:disulfide interchange protein DsbA/DsbL gives MKAMKQCCVVLLLALVSSSGWAFSLERYVEGVHYQKVEGGQPQPKTVVEFFSFGCPHCYELEPKVEAWVKSKPEAVSFSRVPATWNQKFAVLGKLYYVIEALGIEEKAVPAVFEYLHKQNKTITSREDAQTLLTGLGVTPEVFNKAWNDPQVETNANTAGRIFAANQIRGVPAVVVNGQYQTSVSMAGSPEDLFEVVNFLLSK, from the coding sequence ATGAAAGCGATGAAACAATGCTGTGTGGTTTTACTGCTGGCCCTGGTCAGCAGCTCGGGTTGGGCCTTCAGTTTGGAACGCTATGTGGAGGGAGTTCATTATCAGAAAGTGGAAGGCGGGCAGCCTCAGCCCAAGACCGTGGTGGAGTTTTTCAGCTTCGGTTGCCCCCATTGCTATGAGCTTGAACCCAAGGTGGAAGCCTGGGTGAAATCCAAACCCGAGGCGGTGTCATTCAGCCGTGTACCGGCCACCTGGAACCAGAAATTCGCCGTGCTGGGCAAACTGTATTACGTGATTGAGGCCCTGGGCATCGAGGAAAAAGCGGTACCAGCGGTGTTTGAATATCTACACAAGCAAAATAAAACCATCACCAGTCGTGAAGATGCACAGACGCTGTTGACCGGGTTGGGTGTTACCCCAGAAGTGTTCAACAAAGCCTGGAACGATCCGCAGGTAGAGACGAATGCCAATACCGCCGGCCGTATTTTCGCGGCTAACCAGATCAGGGGGGTTCCGGCTGTCGTGGTGAACGGTCAGTATCAAACCAGCGTCAGTATGGCGGGTTCGCCTGAAGATCTGTTTGAAGTGGTAAACTTCTTGCTGAGCAAGTA